In Candidatus Binatia bacterium, the following proteins share a genomic window:
- a CDS encoding SUMF1/EgtB/PvdO family nonheme iron enzyme, translating to MMKQHAMKIFLAGTVVMGVAGTAAGSSRLPGSRCGADAVSAGTVCIDKYEESVWRVPDPTATNTMVVNDIRLGRATRNELTSAGAVQLGTAGEDYAPCTKNGQSCANDIYAVSLASELPSAHISWFQAQEACANSSKRLPTSAEWQVGANGTPDAGPDDGTTDCNTSAAGPGLIATGTRSNCVSSRGTFDMVGNLDEWVADWVPRSTQCADWASFSDDAMCLVGASTTGEGPGALTRGGSLVSGTKAGPLAVSGGRLPSFASGLIGFRCVR from the coding sequence ATGATGAAGCAGCACGCAATGAAGATTTTTCTCGCCGGCACAGTGGTGATGGGCGTGGCGGGCACGGCGGCCGGCTCTTCGAGACTTCCCGGCAGCAGATGCGGTGCGGACGCCGTGTCGGCCGGAACGGTGTGCATCGACAAGTACGAAGAGAGCGTCTGGCGCGTGCCCGATCCGACCGCCACGAACACGATGGTAGTGAACGACATTCGACTTGGCAGAGCCACGCGCAACGAGCTGACGAGCGCCGGCGCCGTGCAGCTCGGCACGGCGGGAGAGGACTATGCGCCGTGCACGAAGAACGGCCAGAGCTGCGCAAACGACATCTACGCCGTGAGCCTGGCGTCGGAGCTGCCATCGGCGCACATCAGCTGGTTCCAGGCCCAGGAGGCGTGCGCCAACTCGAGCAAGCGTCTGCCGACGAGCGCGGAGTGGCAGGTGGGTGCGAACGGCACGCCGGACGCCGGTCCCGACGACGGGACGACGGACTGCAATACCTCTGCAGCCGGTCCCGGTCTGATCGCCACCGGTACGCGCAGCAACTGCGTATCGTCACGCGGCACTTTCGACATGGTCGGGAATCTCGACGAGTGGGTGGCGGACTGGGTACCGCGCTCTACGCAATGCGCGGACTGGGCCAGCTTCAGCGACGACGCGATGTGCCTCGTCGGCGCGAGCACGACCGGCGAAGGCCCCGGTGCACTGACGCGCGGCGGCTCCCTCGTCTCCGGGACGAAAGCCGGCCCACTCGCGGTCTCCGGCGGCAGGCTGCCGTCCTTCGCGTCGGGGCTTATCGGGTTTCG
- a CDS encoding PEP-CTERM sorting domain-containing protein, with translation MNRSHMTITTRTISGDRMPAFAPSPLRIAVAAATVIASMWLSTPASADPYFFSTGAPDGLLGTLSQPAGKDSLETETADDFILSDTTAITRATIVGLIPTGTALTDIDNVEVELYHVFPRDSVELPVIQVPSRANSPADVEIGAATRDGKRETLSFHAEVLNPSFQALNTVTDGIHPAPANVTHGDGVARGQAVQITITFTPPIVLPADHYFFRPEVDVSGGQFLFLSAPKPLVAPGTPFVGDLQAWIRNSALQPDWLRIGTDIVVDSPLRTFNMTVSLAGNTVPDVGLPGTVNCHGQSVLALVQQFGSLEAAAQGLGFSSVKSLQQTFKGFCDQGASRTSH, from the coding sequence ATGAATCGATCACACATGACCATCACCACGCGGACGATCTCCGGCGACCGGATGCCCGCGTTTGCGCCGTCCCCTCTTCGTATCGCTGTGGCGGCGGCCACGGTGATCGCATCGATGTGGCTGTCGACGCCCGCGTCGGCGGATCCCTACTTCTTCAGTACCGGTGCACCCGACGGGCTGCTCGGGACGCTGTCGCAGCCTGCCGGCAAGGACAGCCTTGAGACGGAAACGGCCGATGATTTCATCCTCAGCGACACGACGGCGATCACCCGGGCGACCATCGTCGGGCTGATTCCGACGGGGACTGCGCTGACGGACATCGACAACGTCGAAGTCGAGCTCTACCACGTCTTCCCCAGGGACTCCGTGGAGCTCCCCGTGATCCAGGTGCCGTCGCGGGCCAACTCGCCGGCGGACGTGGAGATCGGCGCAGCGACTCGCGATGGCAAGAGGGAAACCCTCTCCTTCCATGCAGAAGTCCTGAACCCGAGCTTCCAGGCCCTGAACACCGTCACGGACGGAATCCATCCGGCACCGGCAAACGTGACCCATGGCGACGGAGTCGCGCGTGGCCAGGCGGTTCAGATCACGATCACCTTCACGCCTCCGATCGTGTTGCCGGCGGATCACTACTTCTTCCGACCCGAAGTCGATGTCAGCGGCGGCCAGTTCCTGTTCCTGTCGGCGCCGAAGCCGCTCGTGGCGCCGGGCACGCCGTTCGTCGGTGACCTGCAGGCGTGGATCCGCAACTCGGCGTTGCAGCCGGACTGGCTGCGAATCGGCACGGACATCGTCGTCGACTCTCCGCTGCGGACGTTCAACATGACCGTCTCGCTCGCCGGCAACACCGTTCCCGATGTCGGACTACCCGGTACCGTGAACTGTCACGGCCAGAGCGTGCTCGCGCTGGTCCAGCAGTTCGGGAGCCTCGAAGCGGCGGCGCAAGGGCTGGGATTTTCCAGTGTGAAGTCGCTCCAGCAGACCTTCAAGGGTTTCTGCGACCAGGGAGCGTCGCGGACATCGCACTAG
- a CDS encoding NrsF family protein, translated as MSTDLKAQVLATVAAEPSPTRAAVHRRNVIIGIVAVASGVSAFVIFAMFTSQGELVRLSGEIAPHRYVERPVSLLVATATGALGVAATALWFALRRGGSMLGRSSSRLLSVIVLIPLALFAWKVGCDLVFADPMTAWPTRPGLRCLSLSLLVAAGPLLAFLAARRSAPEHPALNGAAIGVASGACAWFGVDLWCPVASVSHLLIGHLLPLGVLAAVGALLGQVLLSPRSR; from the coding sequence GTGAGCACCGACTTGAAGGCGCAGGTGCTGGCAACGGTGGCTGCCGAGCCTTCGCCGACGCGCGCCGCCGTTCATCGCCGCAACGTGATCATCGGCATCGTTGCAGTCGCAAGCGGCGTGAGTGCCTTCGTGATCTTTGCGATGTTCACGTCGCAGGGCGAGCTCGTGAGGCTCTCGGGCGAGATCGCCCCGCATCGGTACGTGGAGCGACCGGTCTCGCTGCTCGTGGCAACGGCCACAGGCGCGCTGGGCGTTGCCGCGACCGCACTATGGTTCGCACTTCGCAGAGGCGGATCGATGCTCGGAAGATCGAGCAGCCGGCTTCTTTCCGTGATCGTCCTGATCCCGCTCGCGCTGTTCGCATGGAAAGTCGGCTGCGACCTGGTGTTCGCCGATCCGATGACTGCATGGCCCACGCGGCCTGGGCTGAGATGCCTGTCGCTGTCGCTGCTCGTCGCCGCCGGTCCGCTGCTGGCATTTCTCGCCGCGCGCCGCAGCGCGCCGGAGCATCCCGCGCTCAATGGCGCGGCGATCGGCGTCGCATCCGGTGCGTGTGCGTGGTTCGGAGTGGATCTGTGGTGCCCGGTTGCGTCCGTGTCGCACCTCTTGATCGGCCACCTGCTACCGCTTGGCGTACTCGCTGCTGTCGGCGCGCTGCTGGGACAGGTGCTGCTCTCGCCGCGAAGCCGCTGA
- a CDS encoding RNA polymerase sigma factor yields MERYSNGDDSAFAEVYDALAPRLLGYLRKATRDEAASEDLMQQTFLQIHRARGSFIPGAPVMPWALAVAKRLMIDRARRKHVELAVFADVPTDDDRMTSQATISTDDVVDARRTERRVQERLDSLPESQRTAYQLVKQEGLSLKRAAELLGTTVPAVKLRTHRAYEALRALIREDGGAS; encoded by the coding sequence ATGGAGCGCTACTCCAATGGCGACGATTCCGCATTTGCCGAAGTGTACGACGCGCTTGCGCCACGCCTTCTCGGATACCTGCGCAAGGCGACACGGGACGAAGCTGCCTCCGAGGATCTGATGCAACAGACGTTTCTGCAGATACACAGGGCGCGCGGGTCGTTCATCCCGGGCGCCCCCGTGATGCCTTGGGCACTCGCGGTAGCCAAGCGACTCATGATCGACAGGGCCCGACGCAAGCACGTGGAGCTGGCAGTGTTCGCGGACGTGCCAACCGACGACGACCGGATGACGTCCCAGGCGACGATTTCCACAGACGACGTCGTGGACGCGCGGCGCACGGAGCGTCGTGTACAGGAGCGCCTCGACTCGCTCCCGGAGTCGCAGCGCACCGCGTACCAACTGGTCAAACAGGAAGGCTTGAGCCTCAAACGAGCCGCCGAGCTCCTGGGAACGACGGTACCCGCCGTGAAGCTCAGGACTCACCGTGCGTACGAGGCACTGCGTGCGCTGATTCGAGAAGACGGAGGCGCATCGTGA